From one Bacteroides fragilis NCTC 9343 genomic stretch:
- the mutA gene encoding methylmalonyl-CoA mutase small subunit, with amino-acid sequence MADSKEKLFSDFSPVSTEKWMEKVTADLKGADFEKKLVWKTNEGFKVKPFYRMEDLEGLKTTDALPGEFPYLRGTKKNSNEWLVRQEIKVESPKEANAKALDILNKGIDSLSFHVKAKELNAEYIETLLNDICAECVELNFSTCQGHVVELADLLVAYFQKKDYDLTKLQGSINYDFFNKMLAKGKEKGNMVQTAKALIEATAQLPKYRVLNVNALTLNNAGAYISQELGYALAWGNEYMNQLTEAEIPAAIVAKKIKFNFGISSNYFLEIAKFRAARMLWANIVASYNPECLRDCENKGPNGECRCAAKMKVHAETSTFNLTLFDAHVNLLRTQTEAMSAALGGVDSMTVVPFDKTYETPDEFSERLARNQQLLLKEESHFDKVIDPAAGSYYIENLTVSIAKQAWEIFLAVEEEGGFYAALKAGTVQAAVNESNKARHKAVAQRREVLLGTNQFPNFNEKAGDKKPVEATCCCGGHDTCEKDVATLNFDRAASQFEALRLETEASGKRPKAFMLTIGNLAMRQARAQYSCNFLACAGYEVIDNLGFETVEAGVEAAMAAKADIVVLCSSDDEYAEYAIPAFRALNGRAMFIIAGNPECAEELKAAGIENFIHVRVNVLETLKEFNAKLLK; translated from the coding sequence ATGGCAGACAGTAAAGAAAAACTCTTCTCAGATTTTTCTCCTGTTTCCACCGAGAAGTGGATGGAGAAGGTCACAGCTGACCTGAAAGGAGCTGATTTTGAGAAGAAACTCGTTTGGAAGACAAACGAAGGATTCAAGGTAAAACCTTTCTACCGGATGGAAGACCTGGAAGGACTTAAAACAACCGATGCGCTTCCCGGAGAATTCCCTTATTTAAGAGGCACGAAGAAGAATAGTAATGAGTGGTTGGTTCGTCAGGAGATTAAGGTGGAATCTCCGAAAGAAGCCAATGCGAAAGCTCTGGATATTCTGAACAAAGGCATCGATTCTCTTTCTTTCCATGTAAAAGCAAAAGAACTCAATGCGGAATACATTGAGACATTGTTGAACGACATTTGTGCAGAATGTGTTGAACTGAATTTTTCTACCTGTCAGGGACATGTAGTGGAGCTTGCCGATTTGTTGGTAGCTTATTTCCAGAAAAAGGATTATGATTTGACGAAGTTGCAAGGCTCTATCAATTATGACTTCTTCAATAAGATGCTGGCCAAAGGCAAAGAAAAGGGAAACATGGTGCAAACAGCCAAAGCCCTGATCGAGGCTACTGCACAATTACCCAAATATCGTGTGCTGAATGTGAATGCACTGACCCTGAATAATGCGGGTGCTTATATTTCTCAGGAACTGGGATATGCATTGGCATGGGGCAATGAATATATGAATCAGTTGACTGAAGCCGAGATTCCCGCTGCCATCGTGGCTAAGAAAATTAAGTTTAATTTTGGTATCAGTTCTAATTATTTCCTTGAAATTGCAAAATTCCGTGCTGCCCGTATGTTGTGGGCGAACATTGTGGCTTCTTACAATCCCGAATGTCTGCGTGATTGCGAAAACAAGGGACCTAACGGTGAGTGCCGTTGTGCTGCCAAGATGAAGGTACATGCCGAAACATCTACTTTCAATCTGACATTGTTTGATGCTCACGTGAATCTGCTTCGTACACAAACAGAAGCAATGTCTGCTGCATTGGGAGGCGTAGATTCAATGACGGTAGTTCCTTTCGATAAAACCTATGAAACTCCCGATGAATTCTCCGAACGTCTGGCCCGCAACCAGCAGTTGCTGTTGAAAGAAGAATCACACTTCGATAAAGTGATTGACCCGGCAGCCGGTTCTTACTATATTGAAAACCTTACGGTATCTATCGCTAAGCAGGCATGGGAAATCTTCCTTGCCGTTGAAGAAGAAGGCGGCTTCTATGCTGCTTTGAAAGCCGGTACTGTTCAGGCGGCTGTAAACGAAAGTAACAAAGCGCGCCATAAAGCGGTGGCTCAGCGTCGTGAAGTCCTGTTGGGTACTAACCAGTTCCCTAATTTCAATGAAAAAGCCGGTGATAAGAAACCGGTAGAAGCGACTTGTTGTTGTGGCGGGCACGATACTTGCGAAAAAGATGTTGCTACATTGAACTTCGATCGTGCTGCAAGTCAATTTGAGGCATTACGCCTGGAAACGGAAGCCAGCGGCAAACGTCCGAAGGCCTTTATGCTGACAATCGGTAATCTGGCTATGCGTCAGGCACGTGCACAATACTCTTGTAACTTCCTGGCTTGTGCCGGATATGAGGTGATTGATAATCTTGGTTTTGAAACGGTTGAAGCAGGCGTGGAAGCAGCGATGGCTGCCAAAGCTGATATTGTGGTGCTTTGCTCAAGCGATGACGAATATGCAGAGTACGCTATTCCGGCCTTCCGGGCCTTGAACGGTCGTGCCATGTTCATCATTGCCGGAAATCCGGAATGTGCCGAAGAGCTGAAAGCTGCCGGTATCGAGAACTTCATCCACGTACGTGTCAATGTACTGGAAACGCTTAAAGAGTTCAACGCTAAATTATTGAAGTAA